A stretch of Flexivirga aerilata DNA encodes these proteins:
- a CDS encoding PDZ domain-containing protein, translating to MSGADPSAQPPRQRSLSTRNIVVLVTAVVVIVAIAALNLIHVPVAILRPGPVTNTLGKVDGKPVIEVQGANTYPTSGSLDFTTVSMAGGPQYPVSVMEWIRAKLDDQAQIDPEDRWFPKGITSQQVQQQNTAEMTNSQQTAEVVAMRAAGVKVPETITVAQLQAGAAAEGRLKQGDTLVKVNGVTVQNLQSVADAMRTVKAGSTVAVTVSRGGKQQQLQVPTAAGDGGRAVFGIAITPKYTFPYQVKVNAGDVGGPSAGTMFTLAIYDLITPGPLTGGKKIAGTGTMSEDGAVGPIGGITQKMQGAKDAGAQFFLAPVSDCSDAKGNIPKGLTVVKVATFNDALTAVKQIGTGKTSGFPSC from the coding sequence GTGAGCGGAGCCGACCCGTCGGCGCAGCCGCCAAGGCAGCGCTCGCTGAGCACCCGCAACATCGTCGTGCTCGTCACCGCGGTCGTGGTCATCGTCGCGATCGCGGCGCTCAACCTGATCCACGTGCCGGTCGCGATCCTGCGGCCCGGGCCGGTCACCAACACGCTGGGCAAGGTCGACGGCAAGCCGGTGATCGAGGTGCAGGGCGCCAACACCTACCCGACGTCCGGCAGCCTCGACTTCACCACCGTGTCGATGGCGGGCGGTCCGCAGTATCCGGTGAGCGTGATGGAGTGGATCCGGGCGAAGCTGGACGACCAGGCCCAGATCGACCCCGAGGACCGGTGGTTCCCCAAGGGCATCACCTCCCAGCAGGTGCAGCAGCAGAACACCGCCGAGATGACCAACTCCCAGCAGACCGCCGAGGTCGTGGCGATGCGGGCGGCGGGGGTGAAGGTGCCGGAGACGATCACCGTGGCTCAGCTGCAGGCCGGCGCCGCCGCCGAGGGCCGGCTGAAGCAGGGCGACACCCTGGTGAAGGTCAACGGGGTGACCGTGCAGAACCTGCAGTCGGTGGCCGACGCGATGCGCACGGTCAAGGCGGGCAGCACGGTGGCGGTCACGGTCAGCCGCGGTGGCAAGCAGCAGCAGCTGCAGGTGCCGACCGCTGCGGGCGACGGCGGCCGGGCGGTGTTCGGCATCGCGATCACCCCCAAGTACACGTTTCCCTACCAGGTGAAGGTCAACGCCGGGGATGTCGGCGGGCCGTCCGCGGGCACGATGTTCACGCTGGCGATCTACGACCTCATCACGCCGGGCCCGCTGACCGGCGGCAAGAAGATCGCCGGCACCGGCACGATGAGCGAGGACGGCGCCGTCGGACCGATCGGCGGCATCACCCAGAAGATGCAGGGTGCCAAGGACGCCGGCGCGCAGTTCTTCCTGGCGCCGGTGAGCGACTGCAGCGACGCCAAGGGCAACATCCCCAAGGGCCTCACCGTGGTGAAGGTGGCCACCTTCAACGACGCGCTGACCGCCGTGAAGCAGATCGGCACCGGCAAGACCAGCGGCTTCCCGAGCTGCTGA
- a CDS encoding FtsK/SpoIIIE domain-containing protein: MTTHAQAPPTAGSRTLRLSLLPADACEPVEVVLQVPEGACWGEARAALAAAGMAVPLPSYIGDQEVFESHVIGEPPLLNAAVVAAAPTATPDAHLLELVAIEGPCTGARIPLTADVQRIGRATDADLVLADPDLSRAHLLVAVDQGRSVVTDAGSTNGSRVDDALIAAGRPTELRAGARLRAGSTTLTLERRAATPPTDAVDDSCRIPVRRPPRRPLRVPTVELTLPAPPTPEERRRLPWAMLLLPLVLAGVMLVVLRNPIFLMFALLSPLMMLGQHVSDRRGGSARTKEAARRHEVATREVEERRRSACATELSLLRRITPPLPETLRSAVARDERLWARAPGHADFLTCRLGIGTIASHVRVASHGMAGSAADVPPLRDAPVAVRLDELRVVGIGGSDRRRVADSIVLQVATWHSPLHVRVLVVCASAASRHRWNWAIPLPHLAIHPTAAANILDAETDDERLAPALLALLPERAPSLGLRQDDPPVHTVVVLDGSAELAGRAEIARLLRDGPATGVCVIALAEDAGSLPAECASTVRADGPTTMTVTTDGGHGTDGTVAGRPDLPTADLCRAVGRRLATLTDASPGPRDTTLPDSSSLLTLWATEQAGDPTDPASVAAGWAASDGTTCALLGVGPEGPLTIDLSVDGPHALIAGTTGAGKSELLQTLVTSLALVNRPDALVFVLIDYKGGAAFKDCAQLPHTVGLVTDLDAHLTERALHSLDAEVRRRERLLAAVGAKDLDDYRAVPGTEPLPRLVLVIDEFRVLAEELPDFITGLVRLAAVGRSLGIHLVLATQRPAGVVSADIRANVNLRIALRVRDEADSQDVIGTGRAAHLAATQPGRAIVRTGGGAPVDFQTARIGGRSATAGVDVRVGRVAWPGGAPLWDATPTADCGPTDLQRTVAAIRSAAKHRHLTVPASPWLPPLPDLLDVRDLSGRRRTVLGADAPADAIDFALADLPDEQTTCTLAWTPDTDGHLAIIGGPRSGRTEAVRTVAIEAALRWPDGGLAAYVIDGSGALGALAGLPQVGAVIRPDSTARLSRLVRWLGAEVRARQQASFSGDRAPHRVLLFIDGWESFTDSSDEVTLGRLTDYLLQVLRDGPAVGIHALVSGGRGLFAGRVTSVFPSRLVLRLADRSDAGLLGLRPAELPDRMPPGRALTTPDAVEVQIARRSAPVPEMTAAQHISSLATSMSAVGIRRFDSVPTHVPLTDLTQRPRELTIGIGGEDPAPVGLPLDASGELAALVCGPPRSGRTTTLRTIADRLAPDRPVCWLSGRAEPGDLPGPVDALAANDPAAVAGWLSAHPNGGVLADDVDELLGSPIEDLLLEHLGRSRQTGGIVCVSGQTSTLAGSFRGLLAELRRRQTGLILQPGRRDGELLGVDLGPPDQPRPGHGALVIRGRAVEIQVATDSASPTDSDDVSGAPQRSS; the protein is encoded by the coding sequence ATGACCACGCACGCGCAGGCCCCGCCGACCGCCGGCAGCCGCACGCTGCGGTTGAGCCTGCTGCCGGCCGACGCGTGCGAGCCGGTCGAGGTGGTGCTGCAGGTCCCGGAGGGGGCGTGCTGGGGCGAGGCGCGGGCGGCCCTCGCCGCGGCGGGTATGGCGGTGCCGCTCCCGTCATACATCGGCGATCAGGAGGTGTTCGAGTCCCACGTGATCGGCGAGCCGCCTCTGCTCAATGCCGCGGTGGTCGCCGCGGCGCCGACCGCAACGCCGGACGCGCACCTGCTCGAGCTCGTCGCGATCGAGGGCCCGTGCACCGGCGCGCGGATCCCGCTGACCGCCGACGTGCAACGGATCGGCCGTGCGACCGACGCCGATCTGGTGCTGGCCGACCCGGACCTGTCGCGCGCGCATCTGCTGGTCGCGGTCGACCAGGGCAGGTCGGTGGTCACCGACGCCGGCTCGACCAACGGCAGCCGCGTGGATGACGCGCTCATCGCCGCGGGGCGCCCGACCGAGCTGCGGGCCGGTGCACGGCTGCGCGCCGGCTCGACCACCCTGACGTTGGAGCGGCGCGCCGCGACTCCGCCGACGGACGCCGTCGACGACTCCTGCCGCATCCCCGTGCGTCGTCCGCCGCGTCGACCACTCCGCGTGCCGACGGTCGAGCTCACCCTGCCGGCGCCGCCCACGCCGGAGGAGCGTCGCCGGCTGCCGTGGGCGATGCTGCTGCTGCCCTTGGTGCTCGCCGGGGTGATGCTGGTCGTGCTGCGCAATCCGATCTTCCTGATGTTCGCGCTGCTCAGCCCGCTGATGATGCTCGGGCAGCACGTCTCCGACCGACGCGGCGGCTCGGCACGCACCAAGGAAGCGGCCCGGCGGCACGAGGTCGCCACCCGGGAGGTCGAGGAGCGCCGACGGTCCGCGTGTGCCACGGAGTTGTCGCTGCTCCGGAGGATCACGCCGCCGCTGCCCGAGACCCTGCGGTCGGCCGTCGCCCGGGACGAACGACTGTGGGCACGCGCGCCCGGCCACGCCGACTTCCTCACCTGTCGACTGGGCATCGGCACCATCGCGAGCCACGTGCGGGTCGCGTCGCACGGCATGGCGGGCAGCGCCGCCGACGTCCCACCGCTGCGCGATGCACCGGTCGCGGTCCGGCTCGACGAGCTTCGGGTGGTCGGGATCGGCGGCTCCGACCGGCGGCGCGTGGCGGACTCGATCGTCCTGCAGGTCGCGACCTGGCACTCCCCCTTGCACGTGCGCGTCCTCGTGGTCTGCGCGTCGGCAGCGTCGCGGCACCGGTGGAACTGGGCGATTCCGTTGCCGCACTTGGCGATTCACCCGACTGCCGCCGCGAACATCCTGGATGCCGAGACCGACGACGAACGTCTCGCGCCGGCTTTGCTGGCGTTGCTGCCCGAGCGGGCGCCGTCGCTCGGCTTGCGCCAGGACGACCCGCCGGTGCACACGGTGGTCGTGCTCGACGGCAGCGCTGAGCTCGCGGGGCGGGCCGAGATTGCCCGGCTGTTGCGGGACGGACCCGCTACGGGAGTCTGCGTGATCGCGCTCGCCGAGGATGCGGGATCACTGCCGGCCGAATGCGCCTCCACCGTGCGCGCCGACGGTCCGACCACGATGACCGTGACCACGGACGGCGGACATGGCACGGACGGCACGGTCGCCGGCCGGCCCGATCTGCCCACCGCCGACCTGTGCCGCGCCGTCGGCCGGCGTCTCGCGACGCTGACCGACGCAAGCCCGGGCCCCCGCGACACGACGCTGCCGGACAGCTCCTCCCTGCTCACGCTCTGGGCGACGGAGCAGGCGGGCGACCCGACCGATCCGGCATCCGTCGCCGCCGGATGGGCGGCTTCCGACGGCACCACCTGCGCACTGCTCGGGGTCGGCCCGGAGGGGCCGCTGACGATCGACCTCAGCGTCGACGGGCCGCACGCGCTCATCGCCGGCACGACCGGCGCAGGCAAGTCCGAGCTCCTGCAGACGCTCGTCACCTCTCTGGCGTTGGTCAACCGGCCGGACGCCCTCGTCTTTGTGCTCATCGACTACAAGGGCGGCGCCGCGTTCAAGGACTGCGCGCAACTGCCCCACACCGTCGGCCTGGTCACCGACCTGGACGCACACCTGACGGAGCGTGCCCTGCACTCCCTCGACGCAGAGGTACGCCGCCGCGAGCGACTGCTGGCCGCGGTCGGCGCGAAGGACCTGGACGACTACCGCGCGGTCCCCGGCACCGAGCCGTTGCCACGCCTGGTGCTGGTGATCGACGAGTTCCGGGTGCTGGCGGAGGAACTGCCGGACTTCATCACCGGCCTGGTGCGGCTCGCCGCGGTCGGCCGCTCGCTCGGCATCCACCTCGTGCTGGCGACTCAGCGACCCGCGGGAGTGGTGTCGGCCGACATCCGCGCCAACGTCAATCTGCGGATCGCGCTGCGGGTGCGTGACGAGGCCGACTCCCAGGACGTGATCGGGACCGGCCGCGCTGCCCATCTGGCGGCGACCCAGCCGGGACGGGCGATCGTGCGGACCGGCGGCGGTGCGCCGGTGGACTTCCAGACCGCCCGCATCGGAGGTCGCAGCGCAACGGCTGGTGTCGACGTGCGGGTGGGGCGGGTCGCGTGGCCCGGCGGCGCTCCACTGTGGGACGCGACCCCGACCGCCGATTGCGGGCCCACCGACCTGCAACGCACCGTCGCTGCCATCCGCTCCGCCGCCAAGCACAGGCACCTCACGGTGCCCGCCTCGCCCTGGCTGCCGCCGCTGCCCGACCTGCTCGACGTGCGCGACCTGTCCGGCCGGCGCCGCACGGTGCTGGGCGCTGACGCCCCGGCCGATGCCATCGACTTCGCGCTGGCCGACCTGCCGGACGAGCAGACCACCTGCACGCTCGCGTGGACCCCCGACACCGACGGCCACCTCGCGATCATCGGCGGCCCGCGGTCGGGGCGCACCGAGGCGGTCCGCACGGTCGCGATCGAGGCCGCACTGCGGTGGCCGGACGGGGGCCTGGCGGCCTATGTGATCGATGGCTCCGGCGCGCTCGGTGCGCTCGCCGGTCTGCCTCAGGTCGGCGCGGTCATCCGCCCGGACAGCACGGCCCGGCTGTCACGGCTGGTGCGCTGGCTGGGTGCCGAGGTCCGCGCGCGCCAGCAGGCCTCCTTCAGCGGGGATCGCGCGCCGCACCGGGTGCTGCTCTTCATCGACGGCTGGGAGTCGTTCACCGACAGCAGCGACGAGGTCACTCTGGGCCGGCTCACCGACTACCTGCTCCAGGTGCTCCGCGACGGTCCGGCGGTCGGCATCCACGCGCTGGTCAGCGGTGGCCGTGGGCTGTTCGCCGGGCGCGTGACGAGTGTCTTCCCGAGCAGGTTGGTGCTGCGCCTTGCCGATCGCTCGGATGCGGGGCTGCTCGGTCTGCGTCCGGCGGAACTGCCCGACCGCATGCCACCTGGCCGCGCCCTGACGACGCCTGACGCGGTCGAGGTGCAGATCGCGAGGCGATCCGCGCCGGTCCCGGAAATGACTGCTGCGCAACACATTTCGTCATTGGCCACGTCAATGTCGGCGGTCGGGATCCGCCGCTTCGACAGTGTCCCGACTCATGTGCCGCTGACCGATCTGACGCAGCGACCTCGCGAGCTCACGATCGGCATCGGCGGTGAGGACCCGGCGCCGGTCGGCCTGCCGCTGGACGCCTCCGGCGAGCTCGCCGCCCTGGTCTGCGGACCGCCGCGCAGCGGTCGCACCACCACACTGCGCACGATCGCGGACCGGCTCGCCCCGGACCGGCCGGTCTGCTGGCTGTCCGGCCGCGCCGAGCCGGGGGACCTGCCCGGCCCCGTCGACGCTCTCGCTGCGAACGACCCGGCCGCGGTCGCCGGCTGGCTCAGCGCGCATCCGAACGGTGGGGTGCTGGCCGACGACGTCGACGAACTGCTCGGGTCCCCGATCGAGGACCTCCTGCTCGAACACCTCGGCCGCAGCAGACAGACCGGCGGCATCGTGTGCGTGAGCGGACAGACCAGCACCCTGGCCGGGTCGTTCCGCGGCCTGCTCGCCGAGCTGCGCCGACGACAGACCGGCCTCATCCTGCAACCCGGCCGCCGGGACGGCGAACTCCTCGGCGTCGACCTCGGGCCGCCCGACCAACCGCGCCCTGGCCACGGAGCCCTCGTCATACGTGGACGAGCGGTCGAGATCCAGGTCGCGACGGACTCGGCCTCGCCAACTGACAGTGATGATGTGAGTGGAGCCCCGCAGCGATCGTCCTGA
- a CDS encoding UPF0182 family protein, translating to MSSSDDAADSGNDQSPDHPRVNFGRVGVTRGRRLLIAVLAVIALVVLVQVWANVWTTKLWFDSLGYSAVFRTEYLTKGTMFVAGGLLTGLLIFASMLIAYRSRPLYAPATPELDNMDRYREAIEPFRKVAFWVIPILFGLFAGSAAAGQWKLALLWLNRQSFGVKDPEFHKDVGFYVFTLPWLQLILSYLTMALILSLVAAVVMHYLYGGISLQGVGVRTTSAARIHLSLILAVLVLGRALAYWLGRYDQTARDNSLFTGIDYTAQNAVLPSKALLAGAALICAALFVATIWTRTWRLPIVGLAFLLVCAIVLGAIYPALVQRFRVRPSEQSLQSPYISRNIEATKTAYGLNNVKTETYSPVTDTNRNQLQKDQATVPGIRLVDPSIVSPTFRQLQGQRNYYQFGNTLDVDRYSVDGKSQDAVVGVRELDLDGVPPAQRNWVNDHTVYTHGFGFVAAKGNERTADGQPVFMESNIPPQGDLGKYEPRIYFGESSPQFSIVGGPANGPKRELDYPDSKSGGEQRTTYTGGGGVGVGSWNRRLAYAVKYHDYNFLFSGSINDRSRILDTRNPVDRLKKVAPWLTVDGDPYPVVEDGRIEWVVDGYTTSAQYPNSQLQSLGNATADSLTTTSENLRTLAGGRVNYIRNSVKATVDAYTGKVTMYAWDEKDPVLKAWMSAFPGTVKPMSQISAGLMSHLRYPEDLFKVQRELLTKYHVTDPGQFFQGNDQWQIPTDPTSEGAQQPPYYLSLAMPGQSTPTFSLTTTFIPTGTRQNLSAFMAVDADAGSTAGQKRPGYGVFRVIEMPRNATVKGPGQFQNDINSSQAVSPTTGQTLSQFLTYNKQVGSQVQEGNLLTLPIGDGLLYVEPIYVRAAGSTSFPLQKAVVVEFGDNLAWDVTLDGALNELFGGQSGATAGDEGTAPQSTPAPSPSGSASPTPSPSGSASPTPSGNQSLQQALSDVQKWYDQGQADLKKGDFAAYGKSQEELKNAIKRAIDAQGGTGSAPSGGGGGGSGSGGSSAKPSPSPTSTR from the coding sequence TTGAGTTCTTCGGACGACGCCGCAGACAGCGGCAACGACCAGAGTCCAGACCACCCGCGCGTCAACTTCGGGCGGGTCGGGGTCACCCGGGGCCGCCGGCTGCTGATCGCGGTGCTGGCGGTGATCGCACTCGTCGTGCTCGTGCAGGTGTGGGCCAACGTCTGGACCACCAAGCTGTGGTTCGACAGCCTCGGCTACTCCGCGGTCTTCCGCACCGAATACCTCACCAAGGGCACGATGTTCGTCGCCGGCGGTCTGCTCACCGGCCTGCTGATCTTCGCGAGCATGCTGATCGCCTACCGCAGCCGCCCGCTCTACGCGCCGGCGACGCCGGAGCTGGACAACATGGACCGCTACCGGGAGGCGATCGAACCCTTCCGCAAGGTCGCGTTCTGGGTGATCCCGATCCTCTTCGGGCTGTTCGCCGGGTCGGCCGCTGCCGGGCAATGGAAGCTCGCGCTGCTGTGGCTCAACCGGCAGAGCTTCGGGGTCAAGGACCCGGAGTTCCACAAGGACGTCGGCTTCTACGTCTTCACCCTCCCGTGGCTGCAGCTGATCCTCAGCTACCTCACGATGGCGCTGATCCTCTCGCTGGTCGCGGCCGTCGTGATGCATTACCTCTATGGCGGCATCTCGTTGCAGGGCGTCGGAGTGCGCACCACCAGCGCAGCCCGGATCCACCTGTCGCTGATCCTCGCGGTGCTGGTGCTGGGACGGGCGCTCGCCTACTGGCTGGGGCGCTACGACCAGACGGCCCGCGACAACTCGTTGTTCACCGGCATCGACTACACCGCCCAGAACGCCGTGCTGCCCTCGAAGGCGCTGCTGGCCGGGGCGGCGCTGATCTGTGCGGCGCTGTTCGTGGCCACGATCTGGACCCGCACCTGGCGGCTGCCGATCGTCGGGCTGGCGTTCCTGCTGGTCTGCGCGATCGTGCTCGGCGCGATCTATCCCGCGCTGGTGCAGCGCTTCCGGGTGCGGCCGTCCGAGCAGTCGCTGCAGTCGCCATACATCAGCCGCAACATCGAGGCGACCAAGACGGCATACGGCCTGAACAACGTGAAGACAGAGACGTATTCGCCGGTCACCGACACGAACCGCAACCAGCTCCAGAAGGACCAGGCGACGGTGCCGGGGATCCGGTTGGTCGACCCGTCGATCGTGTCGCCGACCTTCCGGCAGCTGCAGGGGCAGCGCAACTACTACCAGTTCGGCAACACCCTCGACGTCGATCGTTACTCGGTCGACGGCAAGAGCCAGGACGCGGTCGTCGGGGTGCGCGAGCTCGACCTCGACGGGGTGCCGCCGGCGCAGCGCAACTGGGTCAACGACCACACGGTCTACACGCACGGCTTCGGTTTCGTGGCGGCCAAGGGCAACGAGCGCACCGCGGACGGCCAGCCGGTCTTCATGGAGTCGAACATCCCGCCGCAGGGTGATCTCGGGAAATACGAGCCGCGCATCTACTTCGGTGAGTCCTCGCCGCAGTTCTCGATCGTGGGCGGCCCGGCGAACGGGCCGAAGCGCGAATTGGACTATCCCGACTCCAAATCCGGCGGTGAGCAGCGCACGACGTACACCGGCGGGGGAGGGGTCGGGGTCGGTTCGTGGAACCGCCGGCTGGCGTATGCCGTGAAGTACCACGACTACAACTTCTTGTTCTCCGGGTCGATCAACGACCGGTCGCGCATCCTCGACACCCGCAACCCGGTCGACCGGCTGAAGAAGGTCGCGCCGTGGCTCACGGTCGACGGCGATCCCTACCCGGTGGTCGAAGACGGCCGCATCGAGTGGGTGGTCGACGGCTACACGACTTCGGCGCAGTATCCGAACTCCCAGCTGCAGTCGCTCGGCAATGCGACCGCCGACTCGCTGACGACGACCTCGGAGAACCTGCGCACGCTCGCGGGCGGCCGGGTCAACTACATCCGCAACTCGGTCAAGGCGACCGTCGATGCCTACACCGGCAAGGTGACGATGTATGCCTGGGACGAGAAGGACCCGGTGCTCAAGGCGTGGATGAGCGCGTTCCCGGGGACGGTCAAGCCGATGTCGCAGATCTCGGCGGGGCTGATGTCGCACCTGCGCTACCCGGAGGACCTGTTCAAGGTGCAGCGGGAGCTGCTCACCAAATATCACGTGACCGACCCGGGCCAGTTCTTCCAGGGCAACGACCAGTGGCAGATCCCGACCGACCCGACGAGTGAGGGCGCGCAGCAGCCGCCCTACTACCTGTCGCTCGCGATGCCGGGGCAGTCGACGCCGACCTTTTCGCTCACCACGACGTTCATCCCGACCGGCACCCGGCAGAACCTGTCGGCGTTCATGGCGGTGGACGCCGACGCCGGCTCGACCGCGGGCCAGAAGCGTCCGGGTTACGGGGTGTTCCGGGTGATCGAGATGCCGCGGAACGCGACCGTGAAGGGCCCGGGGCAGTTCCAGAACGACATCAACTCCTCGCAGGCGGTGTCGCCGACGACCGGGCAGACGCTGTCGCAGTTCCTCACCTACAACAAGCAGGTCGGCTCGCAGGTGCAGGAGGGCAACCTGCTCACGCTGCCGATCGGCGACGGTCTGCTGTATGTCGAGCCGATCTACGTGCGCGCGGCGGGCAGCACGTCGTTCCCGCTGCAGAAGGCGGTCGTGGTGGAGTTCGGCGACAACCTGGCCTGGGACGTCACGCTCGACGGCGCGCTGAACGAACTGTTCGGCGGCCAGTCCGGCGCCACCGCCGGCGACGAGGGGACGGCGCCCCAGTCGACCCCCGCACCGAGCCCGTCGGGGTCGGCGTCGCCGACACCTTCCCCGAGCGGCAGCGCGTCGCCGACGCCGAGCGGCAACCAGTCGCTGCAGCAGGCGCTCTCCGACGTGCAGAAGTGGTACGACCAGGGGCAGGCCGACCTGAAGAAGGGCGACTTCGCGGCATACGGGAAGTCGCAGGAGGAGCTGAAGAACGCGATCAAGCGGGCGATCGACGCCCAGGGCGGCACCGGCTCCGCGCCGTCGGGCGGCGGTGGCGGCGGCAGTGGGTCCGGTGGCTCGTCCGCGAAGCCGTCGCCCTCGCCGACGTCGACCCGCTGA
- a CDS encoding molybdenum cofactor biosynthesis protein MoaE codes for MTTGDPRVRMADLSDGELSVTDVLGAVSDPGAGGIGLFVGQVRRQDHAKAVELLDYSAHPSAIDELRKVGEEVLTDDITALAAVHRIGRLRVGDLAVVVAVSAPHRGPALSVCTAMIDTLKARVPIWKHQVFLDGSDEWVGL; via the coding sequence ATGACCACGGGCGACCCGCGGGTGCGCATGGCCGACCTGAGCGACGGCGAGCTGTCGGTCACCGACGTGCTCGGCGCGGTGAGCGATCCGGGTGCCGGGGGCATCGGCCTGTTCGTCGGGCAGGTGCGCAGGCAGGACCACGCCAAAGCCGTTGAGCTGCTTGATTATTCGGCCCATCCGTCGGCGATCGACGAACTCCGCAAGGTCGGCGAGGAGGTGCTCACCGACGACATCACCGCGCTCGCCGCGGTGCACCGGATCGGGCGTCTGCGGGTCGGCGATCTCGCGGTGGTGGTGGCCGTGAGCGCACCACACAGAGGGCCTGCGCTCAGCGTCTGCACAGCGATGATCGACACTCTCAAAGCGCGGGTGCCGATCTGGAAGCACCAGGTGTTCCTCGACGGATCAGACGAATGGGTGGGTTTGTGA
- a CDS encoding DUF664 domain-containing protein, with amino-acid sequence MSELDQELLLASLAAQRRHVLSAFHGLDEDQLHRSVLPSGWTPLALVHHLTIDVEMWWFGAVVDGDAAVRAEIEAADGWRPPDVPSAEIFQRYAAACSRSDQIVRARGLAADLAWWPDDQPRHLDNVPGVVLHVIAETAAHAGHADAAAELLDGRQWLVLD; translated from the coding sequence GTGTCCGAACTCGACCAAGAACTGCTGTTGGCCTCCCTCGCCGCGCAGCGGCGGCACGTGCTGTCCGCCTTCCACGGACTGGACGAGGACCAGTTGCACCGCAGCGTCCTCCCGTCCGGATGGACCCCACTCGCGCTGGTGCACCACCTGACGATCGACGTCGAGATGTGGTGGTTCGGCGCGGTGGTCGACGGCGACGCCGCCGTGCGCGCCGAGATCGAGGCGGCTGACGGATGGCGTCCGCCGGACGTCCCGTCGGCCGAGATCTTCCAGCGGTATGCCGCCGCCTGCTCGCGCTCGGATCAGATCGTGCGGGCGCGCGGTCTCGCCGCGGATCTCGCGTGGTGGCCGGACGACCAGCCTCGTCATCTCGACAACGTCCCCGGGGTCGTGCTGCACGTCATCGCCGAGACCGCGGCGCATGCCGGTCACGCGGACGCGGCCGCCGAGCTCCTCGACGGCAGGCAGTGGCTGGTGCTCGACTAG
- a CDS encoding PPA1309 family protein yields MGRMPQDDSTPQVKPVLSPLAEAAVDTERHVAAAGWDQAPRLFAIARNADLLQREPALAEQLGAADPAAYSTIEQEGVPQTSNIESLLRQLAWPPEVDGVALAIERIVVPPEAERDLPDKPEEASEALAAHPDRSDVRLLVAVLRDGESVCLLRQRANDSDDKVAIGNDIAPGLVHALQVTLED; encoded by the coding sequence ATGGGCCGTATGCCGCAGGATGATTCGACGCCCCAGGTGAAGCCCGTACTCAGCCCGCTCGCCGAAGCGGCGGTCGACACCGAGCGGCACGTCGCGGCCGCCGGCTGGGACCAGGCGCCGCGGCTCTTCGCCATCGCCCGCAACGCCGACCTGCTGCAGCGCGAGCCGGCCCTCGCCGAGCAGCTAGGGGCGGCGGATCCTGCGGCATACAGCACGATCGAGCAGGAGGGCGTGCCGCAGACCTCCAACATCGAGTCACTGCTGCGTCAGCTCGCCTGGCCCCCGGAGGTCGACGGCGTCGCGCTCGCGATCGAGCGGATCGTGGTGCCGCCGGAGGCCGAGCGCGATCTGCCGGACAAACCGGAGGAGGCGTCCGAGGCGCTCGCCGCACACCCCGATCGCTCCGACGTGCGGCTGCTCGTGGCGGTGCTGCGCGACGGGGAGTCGGTGTGTCTGCTGCGGCAGCGCGCCAACGACAGCGACGACAAGGTCGCGATCGGCAACGACATCGCACCCGGCCTGGTGCACGCGCTCCAGGTGACGCTGGAGGACTGA